In Candidatus Polarisedimenticolia bacterium, one DNA window encodes the following:
- a CDS encoding sulfatase has translation MEATSDPSAPSGTDSGVAARVPWALGTAAALGIALGCYDLTVSIVQHAPAALGNAAALAAPLAVSAGAFFLACFVPLLLVTLAGGQSARKVPLMAALAVALGCFGALCIYFNLTRTGLDPWPRQTRLLVGCLAAALGIAVYQRLRRDAGLEFRRFRFPSLALVLVAAAGLALAWVRAYLPSRVAGPAAIPLRSDHAVHRIILLSVDTLRRDAVSALSPGSPATPAIDALARDSVVFERAYSPAPWTLPAFVSMMTGVPPAVHGVRTPKLRIPETLPTLAEKLRDAGYRTAAIGHNPWLRPEHGMARGFLGYDICPRDEHGSSLGSRILARLEPMRLKPSLTTPELTDLAISWVRAHRREDFFLWVHYLKPHGPYEPPPAYRPHDRPPEGMGYSFGSAGIRTGSRVLTAAQRPWVRQLYDGEVRFVDDNLARFLAELQRLGIYDDTLIIFVSDHGEEFWEHGGCDHGHSLYDEVTRVPMFFKLPGAREGRRRSDLVTTGSLMPTLLDLIGEPAPPESSSYGSLRSLLDGSGEWIPRPVMSSALLYFEERQSAVFEDFKYVRTPGSRSEAIFDLATDPREQHDIAASSPDRLRLGRAAFAEQERRCLALRDHFGIRGSFATELKPEAIEQLRSLGYVQ, from the coding sequence TTGGAAGCGACGAGCGACCCGTCCGCGCCGTCCGGCACTGATTCCGGCGTCGCCGCGCGCGTGCCGTGGGCGCTCGGAACCGCCGCCGCACTCGGGATCGCGCTGGGGTGCTACGATCTCACGGTCAGCATCGTGCAGCACGCTCCCGCCGCTCTCGGCAATGCAGCGGCGCTGGCGGCGCCCCTGGCCGTTTCGGCCGGCGCTTTCTTCCTCGCCTGCTTCGTTCCGCTGCTCCTGGTCACCCTGGCAGGCGGGCAAAGCGCCCGGAAAGTCCCACTGATGGCGGCTCTCGCCGTGGCGCTGGGATGCTTCGGCGCGCTTTGCATCTATTTCAATCTGACGCGCACGGGTCTCGATCCCTGGCCGCGGCAGACGCGGTTGCTGGTCGGTTGCCTGGCCGCGGCTCTGGGCATCGCGGTGTACCAGAGGCTGCGGCGCGATGCGGGGCTGGAATTCCGGCGCTTCCGGTTTCCTTCGCTGGCCCTTGTGCTCGTGGCCGCGGCGGGCCTCGCCCTCGCCTGGGTGCGCGCCTACCTTCCGTCGCGGGTCGCCGGCCCCGCGGCGATCCCGCTGCGCTCCGACCATGCGGTGCACCGCATCATCCTGCTGAGCGTCGACACCCTTCGGCGCGATGCCGTATCGGCTCTCTCTCCCGGCTCGCCGGCGACGCCCGCGATCGACGCGCTGGCACGCGACTCGGTGGTGTTCGAGCGTGCCTACTCTCCCGCCCCCTGGACCCTGCCCGCTTTCGTGTCGATGATGACGGGTGTGCCTCCCGCGGTGCACGGCGTCAGAACCCCGAAGCTGCGCATCCCGGAAACCCTTCCGACGCTCGCCGAGAAGCTGCGCGACGCCGGCTACCGCACGGCCGCCATCGGGCACAACCCCTGGCTGAGACCCGAGCACGGCATGGCGCGCGGCTTCCTCGGCTACGACATCTGCCCGCGCGACGAGCACGGCAGCTCCCTGGGCTCCCGCATACTGGCGCGCCTCGAGCCGATGCGCCTCAAGCCCTCCCTGACGACGCCGGAGCTCACCGACCTGGCGATCTCCTGGGTACGTGCCCACCGGAGGGAGGATTTCTTCTTGTGGGTGCACTATCTCAAGCCGCACGGCCCCTACGAGCCGCCGCCCGCTTACCGCCCGCACGACCGCCCGCCTGAAGGAATGGGTTACTCCTTCGGCTCGGCGGGGATCCGCACGGGCTCGCGCGTGTTGACGGCGGCGCAGCGGCCGTGGGTGCGCCAGCTCTACGACGGCGAGGTGCGCTTCGTGGACGACAATCTGGCGAGATTTTTGGCGGAGCTGCAGCGGCTGGGGATCTACGATGACACCCTGATCATCTTCGTCTCGGATCACGGCGAGGAATTCTGGGAGCACGGCGGCTGCGATCACGGCCACTCGCTGTACGACGAAGTGACCCGCGTTCCGATGTTCTTCAAGCTCCCCGGTGCACGCGAGGGGCGGCGCCGCAGCGACCTGGTCACCACCGGCAGCCTGATGCCGACGCTGCTCGATCTGATCGGCGAGCCGGCCCCACCGGAGAGCTCCTCCTACGGCTCGCTGCGCTCGCTGCTGGATGGATCGGGGGAGTGGATTCCGCGGCCGGTGATGAGCTCCGCGCTCCTCTATTTCGAGGAGCGCCAGTCGGCCGTGTTCGAGGATTTCAAGTATGTGAGGACGCCGGGATCCCGGTCCGAGGCGATCTTCGACCTGGCGACCGACCCGCGGGAGCAGCACGATATCGCGGCTTCCTCCCCCGACCGGCTTCGCCTGGGACGCGCGGCGTTCGCCGAACAGGAAAGGCGTTGCCTGGCGCTGCGCGATCATTTCGGTATCCGCGGGAGCTTCGCCACTGAGCTGAAGCCCGAGGCCATCGAGCAGCTGCGCTCGCTGGGCTACGTCCAGTAG
- the ttcA gene encoding tRNA 2-thiocytidine(32) synthetase TtcA, whose translation MGFSMSDRLPDAEEMARGLTRKVGRAIQDYKMIEPDDRVMVAVSGGKDSYTLLDLLERLRRRSPVRFELIACNVDQGYNGFRSDVIEDHLKAAGHRYHIEVTEIAHTIRKKMDPEDTHCSLCARLRRGVLYRLATELGCNKIALGHHADDIIETLLMLQLFNGQIKTMPPVLRAENGLHTVIRPMVYVWEREVIDYTRSMRFPVVCCCCPACGDTSLQRRRIKDLLTRLETEHPGIKTSLLKATRNVHLGFLMDPRDLMPEPMLGSDERPVRAVRH comes from the coding sequence ATGGGGTTTTCGATGAGTGACAGGTTGCCGGACGCTGAAGAGATGGCTCGAGGCTTGACTCGCAAAGTCGGCAGGGCCATCCAGGATTACAAAATGATCGAGCCGGACGACCGCGTCATGGTCGCGGTTTCGGGCGGCAAGGACTCTTATACGCTGCTCGATCTTCTGGAGCGGCTGCGGCGGCGCTCGCCGGTGCGCTTCGAGCTGATCGCCTGCAACGTCGACCAGGGATACAACGGGTTTCGATCCGACGTGATCGAAGACCATCTCAAGGCGGCGGGCCATCGCTACCACATCGAGGTGACCGAGATCGCCCACACCATCCGCAAGAAGATGGATCCGGAGGATACGCACTGCTCGCTGTGCGCGCGCCTCCGTCGCGGCGTTCTCTACCGCCTCGCCACGGAGCTGGGCTGCAACAAGATCGCCCTCGGGCACCACGCCGACGACATCATCGAGACGCTCCTGATGCTGCAGCTGTTCAACGGGCAGATCAAGACGATGCCGCCGGTGCTGCGGGCCGAGAACGGCCTGCACACCGTCATCCGTCCGATGGTCTACGTCTGGGAGCGCGAGGTAATCGACTACACGCGCTCCATGAGATTCCCGGTGGTCTGCTGCTGCTGTCCGGCCTGCGGCGACACGTCGCTGCAGCGGCGCCGCATCAAGGACCTCCTGACGCGCCTGGAGACGGAGCATCCCGGAATCAAGACCTCCCTGCTGAAGGCGACGCGCAACGTGCATCTCGGCTTTCTGATGGATCCCCGCGACCTCATGCCGGAGCCGATGCTTGGAAGCGACGAGCGACCCGTCCGCGCCGTCCGGCACTGA
- a CDS encoding HU family DNA-binding protein, translating into MNKGDLIEYVAKDVKLTKVQAARAIDSLVEHITKVLKKGERTSIVGFGTFSISRRKARTGRNPQTGAPIKIPAKRVVKFTPGKMLKATIK; encoded by the coding sequence ATGAACAAAGGCGATCTCATCGAATATGTCGCAAAGGACGTGAAGTTAACGAAGGTCCAGGCGGCCAGGGCGATCGACTCCCTGGTGGAGCACATCACCAAGGTACTCAAGAAGGGTGAAAGGACCAGCATCGTCGGCTTCGGGACCTTCTCGATATCCCGCCGCAAGGCCCGCACCGGCCGCAACCCGCAGACCGGAGCGCCCATCAAGATTCCCGCCAAGCGCGTCGTCAAGTTCACTCCCGGAAAGATGCTCAAGGCCACCATCAAGTAG
- a CDS encoding sulfatase-like hydrolase/transferase has translation MSQSPPPPAAPMRPWLRKTLSIAAFLFVLAVLSAVALRSTRLVTREQAGWTGRYNVLLITVDTLRADHLGCYGDSAAQTPVIDRLAADGVLFERAETSAPITLPAHVSILTGTYPAYHGVRNNGVYRLGPRAVTLAEVLHDHGYQTGAVISGYPLATRFGLSQGFDTYDDHLPAEKTRQIGFRERRAEEVSRRGNEWLATVGQRRFFLWLHFFDPHAPYDPPPPLADRFPHAPYDGEVAYVDQEIGRVLEKLESLGQLSKTVIVLVADHGEGLGDHGEATHGVFLYESTIRVPMILSLPGPLPRGRRVATPVRTIDLMPTLLRLVDLPAPEELQGTSLLPLTSRRPPDLLLKSLSESLLPRENYGWSELSALRIGDWKFILAPRQELYDLRTDPGEKKNLAATRDGDASRMKEEIHRLMQDAAVSGAPIAYRQELDETARERLRSLGYLWAPGPAASSVLPDPKDRIALLDGLDAARELYARGEFARAVARYDEVLSADPGNVTALFHRGNAKVEAGDFAGGAADFEAVLVQRPRSPEVLLNLGGALLGQGLLNESSRIFRQVIDLDSDSDKAYAGLAKAVALQGKPADAAELFTKALSFNPDSKDARQGLAAALAAGGKREEAEAALRSAAEADPQDVGTVVSLAKVLYDSGRYDEVVASMEKALREGLDAPEIHYALGNALFKKGEVARASEEYDRVLSKAPAHSGALFGAALVALKTGRGADAIRLLERSRASEPGNQAARRNLAILYDEAGRNEEAIAEYRALLGLNPGASDIRFHLAEVYARSGRREEARRELTAYLASGGGEFREAAQAALGRLGK, from the coding sequence ATGAGCCAGTCCCCGCCCCCTCCCGCGGCGCCGATGCGGCCGTGGCTGCGCAAGACGCTGTCGATTGCCGCTTTTCTCTTCGTCCTCGCCGTCCTATCCGCCGTGGCGCTGCGCAGCACGCGCCTCGTCACCCGGGAGCAGGCCGGCTGGACCGGCCGCTACAATGTCCTGCTGATCACGGTGGACACACTGCGGGCCGACCACCTCGGATGCTATGGCGATTCGGCCGCCCAGACGCCGGTGATCGATCGTCTCGCGGCGGACGGCGTGCTCTTCGAGCGGGCCGAGACCTCCGCGCCGATCACCCTCCCGGCGCACGTCTCGATACTGACGGGGACCTATCCCGCCTATCACGGCGTGCGCAACAACGGCGTCTATCGACTCGGACCCCGCGCGGTCACCCTCGCCGAGGTGCTGCACGATCACGGCTACCAGACGGGCGCCGTGATCTCGGGCTACCCGCTGGCGACCCGCTTCGGACTGTCGCAAGGCTTCGACACCTACGACGATCATCTGCCGGCCGAAAAGACGCGGCAGATCGGCTTCCGCGAGCGGCGCGCCGAGGAGGTGTCCCGGCGCGGCAACGAATGGCTCGCTACCGTCGGTCAGCGCCGGTTCTTCCTGTGGCTGCACTTCTTCGATCCGCACGCTCCCTACGATCCTCCCCCGCCGCTGGCCGACCGCTTCCCCCATGCTCCCTACGACGGCGAGGTGGCCTATGTCGATCAGGAGATCGGCAGGGTCCTCGAGAAGCTCGAATCGCTCGGCCAGCTGAGCAAGACGGTCATCGTTCTGGTCGCGGATCATGGCGAGGGGCTCGGGGACCATGGCGAGGCGACACATGGCGTTTTCCTCTACGAGTCGACGATCCGGGTGCCGATGATCCTGTCGCTCCCGGGACCTCTGCCGCGGGGGCGGCGCGTGGCGACTCCGGTGCGCACCATCGACCTGATGCCCACCCTGCTGCGTCTCGTGGATCTTCCCGCTCCGGAGGAGCTGCAGGGGACGAGCCTGCTGCCGCTCACCTCGCGCCGTCCTCCCGATCTGCTCCTGAAATCCTTGTCGGAGTCGCTGCTGCCGCGCGAGAACTACGGCTGGAGCGAGCTGAGCGCCTTGCGCATCGGGGACTGGAAGTTCATTCTGGCGCCGCGCCAGGAGCTCTACGATCTGCGCACCGATCCGGGCGAGAAGAAGAACCTGGCGGCGACGCGCGACGGAGATGCGTCCCGCATGAAAGAGGAGATCCATCGCCTGATGCAGGATGCCGCCGTCTCCGGGGCGCCGATCGCCTACCGCCAGGAGCTGGATGAGACGGCGCGCGAGCGGCTGCGCTCGCTCGGCTATCTGTGGGCGCCGGGACCGGCGGCTTCCTCGGTGCTGCCCGATCCGAAGGATCGGATTGCTCTGCTCGACGGCCTCGACGCGGCGCGCGAGCTCTACGCGCGCGGCGAATTCGCGCGCGCGGTGGCGCGCTACGACGAGGTCCTATCCGCCGATCCCGGGAACGTCACCGCTTTGTTCCACCGCGGCAACGCCAAGGTGGAGGCTGGGGATTTCGCCGGGGGCGCCGCCGATTTCGAGGCGGTCCTCGTGCAGCGGCCGCGCAGTCCCGAGGTGCTTCTGAACCTGGGCGGCGCGCTGCTCGGGCAGGGGCTGCTCAACGAATCGAGCCGCATCTTCCGGCAAGTCATCGACCTCGATTCCGACTCCGATAAGGCTTACGCGGGCCTGGCCAAGGCCGTGGCGCTGCAGGGAAAGCCGGCCGACGCCGCCGAGTTGTTCACCAAGGCCCTTTCCTTCAACCCCGACTCCAAGGACGCGCGGCAGGGGCTGGCCGCGGCGCTGGCGGCAGGAGGCAAGCGGGAGGAAGCGGAGGCGGCGCTGCGCAGCGCCGCCGAGGCCGACCCGCAGGACGTGGGGACCGTCGTTTCGCTGGCCAAGGTGCTCTACGATTCGGGGCGCTACGACGAGGTGGTGGCGAGCATGGAGAAGGCACTGCGCGAGGGGCTGGATGCGCCGGAAATCCACTACGCACTGGGGAATGCGCTGTTCAAGAAGGGAGAGGTGGCGCGCGCCTCGGAGGAGTACGATCGGGTCCTTTCGAAAGCACCGGCACACTCGGGAGCGTTGTTCGGCGCCGCTCTGGTGGCGCTGAAGACCGGCCGGGGCGCGGACGCCATCCGGCTCCTGGAGCGCTCCCGCGCCTCCGAGCCCGGCAACCAGGCGGCGCGCCGCAATCTGGCGATCCTCTACGACGAGGCGGGGCGCAATGAGGAGGCGATCGCCGAGTACCGCGCGCTTCTCGGTCTCAATCCGGGCGCTTCGGATATCCGCTTCCACCTGGCGGAGGTCTATGCGAGGAGCGGCCGGCGCGAAGAGGCGCGGCGCGAGCTGACAGCTTACCTGGCCTCCGGCGGCGGCGAGTTCCGCGAGGCGGCGCAGGCGGCGCTGGGCCGGCTCGGAAAATGA